Proteins encoded within one genomic window of Argiope bruennichi chromosome 7, qqArgBrue1.1, whole genome shotgun sequence:
- the LOC129976589 gene encoding uncharacterized protein LOC129976589 isoform X2 gives MLQELYVVLAACVCFHMSYGQNYFYDASTSSGPLNNENSFQIRTEPVASFSQAQFPSFGPSSLIDPTYQIAPIANPLPVEKFVSELNSAVYSSDTLPDIFDLTDLSPGNFSRLLYDYVYENAGKVVHSNPDHVASITTTPINERIITYTSPILVDIFSNTVAKYLFDKGALNTSNASSLAREYAKFLKESADRNLKKGTPESKVLTLSDGFIDFMNSVGHFSNNAIEEQARYFATEVIRSANKS, from the exons ATGTTACAGGAACTGTATGTAGTTTTGGCTGCATGCGTATGCTTTCACATGTCTTATGGACAAAATTATTTCTACG ACGCTTCTACTTCTTCAGGACCAttgaacaatgaaaatagttttcaaattcgCACTGAACCGGTTGCTTCCTTTTCTCAAGCACAATTTCCATCATTTGGGCCTTCCTCCCTTATTGATCCCACCTATCAAATCGCTCCTATCGCAAATCCATTGCCTGTCGAAAAATTCGTTTCTGAATTAAATTCAGCAGTTTATTCCTCGGACACATTACCAGACATTTTTGATCTTACAGACCTGTCGCCAGGAAATTTCAGCAGATTGCTGTATGACTACGTATACGAAAATGCTGGTAAAGTTGTCCACAGCAATCCTGATCATGTAGCCAGTATAACAACAACGccaataaatgaaagaataatcaCATATACTTCGCCAATACTAGTGGACATTTTTTCCAATACTGTCGCCAAGTATCTTTTCGACAAAGGTGCCCTCAATACATCTAATGCTTCCTCTCTCGCCAGGGAATATgccaaatttttgaaagaaagtgcTGACCGCAACTTGAAGAAAGGAACTCCTGAGTCTAAAGTATTGACTTTATCAGATGGATTTATTGATTTCATGAATTCAGTTGGTCATTTCAGTAACAATGCGATTGAAGAGCAAGCAAGGTATTTTGCCACTGAAGTGATTAGATCTgcaaataaatcttaa
- the LOC129976589 gene encoding uncharacterized protein LOC129976589 isoform X1 — MLQELYVVLAACVCFHMSYGQNYFYGNANPFSFGFSDASTSSGPLNNENSFQIRTEPVASFSQAQFPSFGPSSLIDPTYQIAPIANPLPVEKFVSELNSAVYSSDTLPDIFDLTDLSPGNFSRLLYDYVYENAGKVVHSNPDHVASITTTPINERIITYTSPILVDIFSNTVAKYLFDKGALNTSNASSLAREYAKFLKESADRNLKKGTPESKVLTLSDGFIDFMNSVGHFSNNAIEEQARYFATEVIRSANKS; from the exons ATGTTACAGGAACTGTATGTAGTTTTGGCTGCATGCGTATGCTTTCACATGTCTTATGGACAAAATTATTTCTACGGTAATGCCAATCCGTTTTCTTTTGGTTTTTCAG ACGCTTCTACTTCTTCAGGACCAttgaacaatgaaaatagttttcaaattcgCACTGAACCGGTTGCTTCCTTTTCTCAAGCACAATTTCCATCATTTGGGCCTTCCTCCCTTATTGATCCCACCTATCAAATCGCTCCTATCGCAAATCCATTGCCTGTCGAAAAATTCGTTTCTGAATTAAATTCAGCAGTTTATTCCTCGGACACATTACCAGACATTTTTGATCTTACAGACCTGTCGCCAGGAAATTTCAGCAGATTGCTGTATGACTACGTATACGAAAATGCTGGTAAAGTTGTCCACAGCAATCCTGATCATGTAGCCAGTATAACAACAACGccaataaatgaaagaataatcaCATATACTTCGCCAATACTAGTGGACATTTTTTCCAATACTGTCGCCAAGTATCTTTTCGACAAAGGTGCCCTCAATACATCTAATGCTTCCTCTCTCGCCAGGGAATATgccaaatttttgaaagaaagtgcTGACCGCAACTTGAAGAAAGGAACTCCTGAGTCTAAAGTATTGACTTTATCAGATGGATTTATTGATTTCATGAATTCAGTTGGTCATTTCAGTAACAATGCGATTGAAGAGCAAGCAAGGTATTTTGCCACTGAAGTGATTAGATCTgcaaataaatcttaa